The Streptomyces sp. P9-A4 genome contains a region encoding:
- a CDS encoding ferredoxin reductase family protein, with protein MTSEARPHPLYVPLPSRPAPVPAPAPPAAADHAPVPVLRLAPDRLRTGILAGAGAVALLWGLQARPSARLDAFFATGAHLTGLLAGYGVLVLLLLMARVPAVEHGVGADRLARWHALGGRYVLGLIGAHALLALIGYAVHTRTDLVTATGGLLGYGAIAAATVGTALFVAVGVTSARGVRRRVGHETWRAVHLGGLLAAALGFVHQLAGPDLADSLLIRWLWSMAHGTVAVLLLWYRIVVPVRAALRHELRVVEVRDEGPGVVSVLVRGRGVARLRAEPGQFFRWRFLRRGLWSTALPFSLSAPVRDDTLRITVKALGDHTRRIRRLRPGTRVLAAGPFGALTAHRRTRRKVLLLAGGVGITPLRALFETLPGGPGDVTLLYRASDATGLVLRTELEAIARERQAALHFLLGPSDDSFDPLAPRALRDLVPGLAAHDVYLCGPPAMARAATAHLIRAGVPASRIHSEDFDHG; from the coding sequence GTGACCTCCGAGGCCCGCCCCCACCCGCTCTACGTGCCCCTGCCCAGCCGGCCGGCCCCCGTTCCGGCGCCCGCCCCTCCGGCAGCGGCAGACCACGCCCCCGTCCCCGTCCTCCGCCTCGCCCCCGACCGGCTGCGGACCGGCATCCTCGCCGGGGCCGGAGCAGTCGCCCTGCTCTGGGGCCTCCAGGCCCGGCCCTCCGCCCGGCTCGACGCCTTCTTCGCCACCGGCGCCCACCTCACCGGCCTGCTCGCCGGCTACGGCGTCCTGGTCCTCCTGCTCCTCATGGCCCGCGTCCCCGCCGTCGAACACGGCGTCGGCGCCGACCGGCTCGCCCGCTGGCACGCCCTCGGCGGCCGGTACGTCCTCGGTCTGATCGGCGCCCACGCGCTCCTCGCCCTCATCGGCTACGCCGTGCACACCCGTACCGACCTCGTCACCGCCACCGGGGGCCTCCTCGGATACGGGGCCATCGCCGCCGCCACCGTCGGCACCGCCCTGTTCGTCGCCGTCGGCGTCACCTCCGCCCGGGGCGTACGGCGGCGCGTCGGACACGAGACCTGGCGGGCGGTGCACCTCGGAGGGCTCCTCGCCGCCGCCCTCGGCTTCGTCCACCAGCTCGCCGGACCCGACCTCGCCGACAGCCTCCTCATCCGCTGGCTCTGGTCGATGGCCCACGGCACCGTCGCCGTCCTCCTCCTCTGGTACCGGATCGTCGTCCCCGTCCGCGCCGCGCTCCGCCACGAACTGCGGGTCGTCGAGGTCCGCGACGAGGGCCCCGGAGTCGTCTCCGTCCTCGTCCGGGGCAGAGGAGTGGCCCGGCTCCGGGCCGAACCCGGCCAGTTCTTCCGCTGGCGCTTCCTGCGGCGCGGACTCTGGTCGACCGCCCTGCCCTTCTCCCTCTCCGCACCCGTCCGCGACGACACCCTGCGGATCACCGTCAAGGCGCTCGGCGACCACACGCGCCGTATCCGGCGGCTCCGCCCCGGCACCCGGGTCCTGGCCGCCGGACCGTTCGGTGCGCTCACCGCCCACCGCCGCACCCGCCGCAAGGTCCTGCTGCTCGCCGGCGGCGTCGGCATCACCCCGCTGCGCGCCCTCTTCGAGACCCTGCCCGGCGGGCCCGGCGACGTGACCCTGCTCTACCGGGCCTCGGACGCGACCGGACTCGTCCTCCGTACGGAACTGGAGGCCATCGCCCGCGAACGGCAGGCCGCGCTCCACTTCCTCCTCGGCCCCTCGGACGACTCCTTCGACCCGCTCGCACCCCGCGCGCTGCGCGACCTCGTGCCCGGACTCGCCGCCCACGACGTGTACCTGTGCGGGCCGCCCGCGATGGCACGGGCCGCCACCGCCCATCTGATCCGGGCCGGTGTGCCGGCCTCCCGCATCCACAGCGAGGACTTCGACCATGGCTAG
- a CDS encoding NAD(P)/FAD-dependent oxidoreductase has protein sequence MSTRIVVVGGGTAGARLAQRLPVTLLGEERHAPYNRVLLADVLAGRYAPEVIALPGTREPARLGTRAVRIDRAARTVECADGSLVGYDRLVLATGSNPVLPPLRGVRGVEPPEGVHPFRTLDDCLELRSAVRPGVRAVVIGGGLLGVSAARALAALGADVVLAQQGERLMERQLDAHASALLHDHVTALGVEVHTECRVSGLRQRDGAVTAVELADGFVLDAQVVVLACGVRPRVALAREAGLDIATGIVVDDELRTSDPYIHAVGDCAEHRGRSYGLAGPALEQADVLADLLTAGLPGARYTGTRALTRLTLGGARPLDLAAFGEVTALPGDEVVQLTDATRSAYRKVVVRGDRLVGGVLLGDLAAVGTLARAWEGDEALPGDAPLLHLLTHDGGSS, from the coding sequence ATGAGTACACGGATCGTGGTGGTCGGGGGCGGAACGGCGGGCGCCCGGCTCGCCCAGCGCCTCCCCGTCACCCTCCTCGGCGAGGAGCGGCACGCACCGTACAACAGGGTGCTGCTCGCCGATGTCCTCGCCGGGCGGTACGCCCCCGAGGTGATCGCCCTGCCCGGGACCCGGGAGCCCGCGCGGCTCGGGACGCGGGCGGTGCGGATCGACCGGGCGGCGCGGACGGTCGAGTGCGCGGACGGCTCCCTCGTCGGCTACGACCGGCTGGTCCTGGCCACCGGTTCCAACCCGGTGCTGCCGCCGCTGCGCGGGGTGCGCGGGGTGGAACCGCCGGAGGGCGTCCACCCCTTCCGTACCCTCGACGACTGCCTGGAGCTGCGCTCCGCCGTCCGGCCGGGGGTGCGGGCGGTGGTCATCGGCGGCGGTCTTCTCGGCGTCTCGGCGGCCCGTGCCCTCGCCGCGCTCGGCGCGGACGTGGTCCTGGCCCAGCAGGGCGAACGGCTGATGGAACGTCAACTCGACGCCCATGCCTCGGCCCTGCTCCACGACCATGTCACGGCCCTCGGCGTCGAGGTGCACACCGAGTGCCGCGTCAGCGGCCTCCGGCAGCGCGACGGGGCCGTCACGGCCGTCGAACTCGCCGACGGTTTCGTCCTCGACGCCCAGGTCGTCGTCCTCGCCTGCGGGGTGCGCCCCCGCGTCGCCCTCGCCCGTGAGGCGGGGCTCGACATCGCCACCGGCATCGTCGTCGACGACGAACTCCGCACCTCCGACCCGTACATCCACGCGGTCGGCGACTGCGCGGAGCACCGGGGCCGCAGCTACGGCCTCGCGGGCCCGGCGCTCGAACAGGCCGACGTGCTGGCGGACCTGCTCACGGCCGGACTCCCGGGCGCGCGCTACACCGGCACCCGCGCCCTCACCCGGCTCACCCTCGGCGGTGCGCGGCCGCTCGACCTCGCCGCGTTCGGCGAGGTCACGGCGCTGCCGGGCGACGAGGTCGTCCAGCTCACCGACGCCACGCGCAGCGCCTACCGCAAGGTCGTCGTCCGCGGTGACCGGCTCGTCGGGGGCGTCCTCCTCGGCGATCTGGCCGCGGTCGGGACGCTCGCCCGCGCCTGGGAGGGCGACGAGGCCCTGCCCGGCGACGCGCCCCTGCTCCATCTGCTCACCCACGACGGAGGCTCCTCATGA